Part of the Shewanella eurypsychrophilus genome is shown below.
AAGCTTGCCGAGATCACCGGCCATCCATTCGTTCCTGCAGAAGATTTAGTCGAAGCAACATCTGACTGTGGCGCCTATGTGATGTTATCAAGTGCCCTGAAACGTTTCGCTATAAAGCTGTCTAAAATCTGTAATGATTTACGCTTGTTGTCCTCTGGGCCTCGTACAGGATTAAATGAGATCAATTTACCTGAGATGCAAGCAGGCTCGTCAATTATGCCAGCTAAAGTTAACCCGGTTATTCCAGAAGTCGTCAATCAGGTGGCCTTTAAAGTCTGTGGCAATGATTTGACTATCACTATGGCGGCAGAAGCGGGTCAATTACAGCTCAATGTGATGGAACCTGTTATTGGTCAGTGTCTATTTGAGTCGCTATCACTGCTTGAAAATGCGTGTTTCTCATTAAATGATAAGTGCATCAAGGGGATCACAGCAAACCGTGAAATCTGTCAGGAGTTTGTGCTTAACTCAATTGGCATTATTACCTATCTCAACCCGTTCATTGGTCATCATGAAGGTGATATTATCGGCAAGATATGTGCTGAAACCGGTAAGAATGTGCGTGAAGTGGTACTCGCCAGAGGTTTACTGTCAGAGTCACAACTCGATGAGATATTTTCAATCGAAAACCTCATGAATCCGCAATATAAAGCGCAACGTTTTAATAAATAACGCTTGAGTCATTGAGTTAAGCGACTTTAATCAAGAGACTTTAACAGCTGGTGGTTGGTAAGAAGCGCATCAATATGTTTTATGCGCTTCTTTAGCGAGGTGAGAGCAAGCTCCACGAAGTTCTCTGTAATAAATTCAAATGTTGGCTGTTGGATAAATTGATCGCTTTCATCCCAGACTGCTTAGTCATAATGGGTCATTGGTGAGCTTTTAGTACAAGTATCATAGTTATCTGGCGAACAAAAATTCAAAGGAGTATGGATGACTTCCTCATATTTTTGTTTTTTTACAATTTTAAGCAGTGTTAATATTGCTTGCCTGCCCATTTCATAGGGGTTTTGACCAATATTTACATGAGCAAGATGGTTACGCAACATTGCTAACTGAGGGGCTGATGCATCTGAAAGAACAACTACCATCTCTTTTCTATCTAGCTTCCCTTTGTACGGCTCAATCATTTTTCGATAGAGGGCATCGTTATTTTGAGGCCAACCACCAACAGCAATAAATGAGTCTGCTCGTATTGGCTGTCCTTTCATCACGGACTCCATTTGTCTAACAGCCCGAGTAAGCTGGTCAAAATTGAAAAAAGGCTCTCGGACTTCAGTCCATCCTTGATCGTTTAAGAGTAATTGTCCTGGAGGACTAGCATATTTCTTTCCTGAAAGCGCAGTACGTACGCCCATAATTCTCAGGTTCAAATTGGGAGAATCAGGTCGTCCGGATTGAATAATCAGTGTTCCTCCATTGGGCCGTAATATTTTTAATTGCTCCCCTAAAGCCATACCAAACTCAAAATTGTCTGTCCCTACATAAGCTAAACGCAAATCCTTATACTTTTCTAAGGTAAGAGCGTCAAAATCAGAATCATACGTAATAATAGGAATTCCTGCTTGTTTAGCTTGTTGTAGGCTATTCTCAGCGAGAAATTTAGATTGTGTGATGGCAACAGCGATACCATCGATGCCTTCATTGATCAGTTGTTCTATTATCTTGTCTTGTATTCTTACACTTGCTGTTTCAGGCCCACGATATACGCACTCTACTCCTTCTATTTGAGTGGCCACATCTTTACAACCATTTCCACTTTGATCAAAAAAAACACCATAAAACTTCGGCACAATAGCAAACCGTAAATCATTTGCACTCGCTGCAAGTGATGGGAAGAGGCTAAATATAATAAACAGCATAAGTAACTTTGCCACACTTCCTCCTAAAAATAATGAGTCGATTAGTTAAGTTTTAACAGGGTAAAGCCTTGTGTCACCTGTGAGTGCAGCTGGCTTTTGTTAAGATAACCTATTGAGCAAGTATTCTCTTTATTTTAGGCCAACTAGCTCGTAAAACGATTTATTTAGACAATTTGCGTATACATAAAAGTGATTTAAAAGGGAATTACCATTTTTACCAATGCCCTTTGAATTGAGATTTCAGAGAGTCTCTGAATTGATTATATGTTTAATGCAATGGGTATATCTCCTCATCTAACGTTGTAAAAACTCTTCTACGTATATTTCATTCGTTCAGATTTAGTCAAGATGAATAAATCTCACTTTGAATACTTTATCCAATTTGTTACTTTTTTGTGTCAGTTTTCATTTTATTAACAAATGGTCACGATTAACTGATCGCACTATTTTAGGAAGATTGAAAGTATTGGTCAGTTTAAACAATAATAACAACTAGATACATTGATGGAGTTTTATGTCTTCTAAAAATTGGGTAAGAGCAATTCCAGCCTTAAAGGTACGTTCATTTAAACCATTAGGCTTAAGCCTTGCTATCACACTAGCACTGAGTGCTTGTGGTGGAAGCGATGATACAGATACTGTCGTGGAGCCAGTGATACCTGTACCACCGATTGAAGAGGAACAAATTGGTGAGCCATTAGCATTAGGTCTAGTTACCGAGCATATCTCAACCTCTGAGCCAGTTTCTTTCTATGTTGATGTAGAAGAAGATTCACCAACACTGGTTGTCAGCCTGTTTAATGGTACCGCTAATGAAGCATTAGGCGATCCCGATGTGTACGTTAAATATGATCAAGTCGCTACAGCGGGAGAGACAGGGAATTTCGATTGTGTCTCTTATAACGGCGCAGGGGATAATGAAGCCTGTATCATAGATAATCCATTGGCAGGTCGATATCATATTTTGGTCGATGCCTATGCCGATTCGGCCACTGTGGATGCGTCAATTTTAGCAACAACGAGTATTTTCAATCACAGTCGATTATGTGATGACTCGGTACGTATTCGTTCTCAAGCCATGACGACAGAGCAGGTCGATAAAGCTTGTGCGGTGCTCATTGAAACCAAGACGCGTTTTGATACTGTGTTAAGTGAACTCATTGCACCGGAATTTGGCCAACCTGTTGACAAGGATCTTAACCAGATCACTAACTTCAATGTATTCGCCAGTCTATCTAATCATGCCGCATGGGCTGAACACTTGTTTGATACCAGTAATACCAGTGGAATTTATTTTGAAACGTCGCCCACAGACTGGTGGCATGACTCGACGGTGTTAACATTTAACGCCTTAGAGTGGAGCGGTGGACGTGATGTGATCCGCTCGCTAGATCATGAATATATTCATGCGTTAGACGGAAGATATAATAAAGAAGGCGGATATCGTAGTGATATGGGCTGGTGGTCTGAAGGCTTAGCCGAGTATTTGGGTACCTTCTATAAAGAGAGATACCAAAGTGTTATCACAGCAAAAGAAGCGCAAAAATATAGCCTAGCAGAGATTTTTGCCGGAGAAAGCAATGCTTACTCTTGGGGAGAGCTGGCGGTTAGTTTTCTTATCGAGACAAAGCCTGAAACAGTGACTCAGATGCTTAGCCTAATGCGCGCCGGTGACTGGGATGGCTATTATGCACTACTCGATACCGTGTCAATAGATAACCAGGCTGAGTTTGAGGCCTGGTACACCAATGAATTACCTTCACAATTTAGTGATAGCAACACAGATCTTCCACTGGGAGAATATGCCCAGATAAACGGTCGAGGAGGTTGGTTATATTCGGTGAGCATCCCCCAAGGGACCCAGTCTTTTACCATCAAGACACAAGGTGGCTCAGGCAATGTTGATCTGTGGGTGAATGAGTCACAAGCTTACCATCCATCAGTTGATGCCAGTGCTAGCTGTGTGTCCGCGACGCTTGATACCAACAGCGAAACCTGCACGATAGAAAACCCAGTAGCGGGTGACTATTATGTGACAATCGGCTCAGATTTTGTCGGTGCTGATATTATCGATCTGTATCTATCTGCTTGTTCGGGTATTGATTGTAGCGTTGAGCTACCTGCTGCGATGGAGCTTACACAAGTCACTGAACCGTATCTGCCCCATTGGCCCGCTAAAGGCACACTGGGTACATGTAGCCTCGCCGAAACTTATCGTACGTCTTATACCCATGCGACGGAAGTGGCGGTTACCAACACCACAGAGACACCAGTAAAGGTTTATTGGCTGAGTACTTCACAAGCTGATAAAGCCGGTGGCGCGTATATGACACTCGCTCAAGGTGAAAGTTTTACACCTGATAACTGGCGTGTTGGTGAGCGTGTGATGTTGACTGATGGCGGAGATAACTGTTTAGGCGTAGCGATACTCAATGATAGCGATAACCAGTTTGAGATCTTAGCTGAGCATGTTGTCGATGCGGTTAACGAAATCATCATCCCCGAAGCGACAGCCGAGATGGGCAGCTGTGATCTTGCTGTGCCGTATACTCGTCAATCAGGAAGTGCTCCTGAGTTTATTGTGGCAAATATTGGCACCACGGCATATAACTTGTATTGGATGGATACCGATTCCGGCCAACCATACCTAAGCAATGTGTACGCAACGCTAAATCAAAACGAGATGTACAGTGCAGATTTTTGGACTGTAGGCGACCGTATGATGGTTACTGACAGTAATGATCAATGTGTTGGGGTACTAGACCTAAATGACACGAGTAATATTTTCGTACTTGAATAATACCAATCGGTATAACCACTCACCACTTTTAATGAGTGATTAACGATAAAGGTTATCAAGATTCGCGGCGTTAGCGCTATGCCTAACGCCGCCTTTTAATGTATCGAGTTTAGTCACCGAAAATAACATAGGTATTTACTGACCTAATGGTGTTTTGACTTGAACCTAATAGAGCTGCATTAACAAGAGCTTGATTACGAAATCTGAATCATCTTCAACACAAGGATTGAATAATAGCGTCAAACTATTTAGTATCACGCCATCTAATTGCTAATAAGACACAATTTAATGACCACCGAGCTTTATTTTATCTACGATTCACACTGCCCATGGAGTTACGGAACGACTCCTTTAGTTAATGCATTAAAAGAAGCGTATCCAGAGATGAATGTTCATCTGTTACATAGTGCGCACTTTATAGGCACTGACAGTGCAGGCGAAGAACAGATGGAAGACGTTGCCAGGATCAGTGGACTTAAATTTGGTAGAGATCATATCCGTTACGCTAACAGCCCTAAAAACTCCATTAAAGTGGCAAACTTAATGGGTTGGATGCAGAGTAAACTGGCTGATAAACAACTGCCAGTGCTCAACGCACTACTAAGAGCGCACTTTGTCGAAGGCAACCCACTAACGACTAAGCATGATTTCACTGAAATTGTAGAGAGATTCAAACTATCTCCGTCAAATAAAGTGTTTAAGGATGAGTTGAGTAGCGATGCAGAATATGTATTATCCGATATCGCAGAAATCCAAGAGATGATTGGCACTACATCTTTTCCTGCGCTAGTGATGACGGTTGATGATCACGCCATCTTTATCGATCACTCACAATATCTTAGCAACCCTGAAGCCGTGGTTGTTGCTGTTGCCAAAGAGATTGCCGCAATTAAATAGCTGCCTAGTGATCCAAAAGTGACGAATAAATCAGGTCTAAATAGAAAGCCACGGTGAATACGTGGTTTTTTTATGCGACCATTGTATGCCTCCTTCCTAAATTTACCGCCAAATGTATGCCTTGTTTTACACCATATTCACAAACCCTTTTCATGAATAGTCAGGTTCGGTTGCC
Proteins encoded:
- a CDS encoding substrate-binding domain-containing protein, with product MAKLLMLFIIFSLFPSLAASANDLRFAIVPKFYGVFFDQSGNGCKDVATQIEGVECVYRGPETASVRIQDKIIEQLINEGIDGIAVAITQSKFLAENSLQQAKQAGIPIITYDSDFDALTLEKYKDLRLAYVGTDNFEFGMALGEQLKILRPNGGTLIIQSGRPDSPNLNLRIMGVRTALSGKKYASPPGQLLLNDQGWTEVREPFFNFDQLTRAVRQMESVMKGQPIRADSFIAVGGWPQNNDALYRKMIEPYKGKLDRKEMVVVLSDASAPQLAMLRNHLAHVNIGQNPYEMGRQAILTLLKIVKKQKYEEVIHTPLNFCSPDNYDTCTKSSPMTHYD
- a CDS encoding collagenase is translated as MSSKNWVRAIPALKVRSFKPLGLSLAITLALSACGGSDDTDTVVEPVIPVPPIEEEQIGEPLALGLVTEHISTSEPVSFYVDVEEDSPTLVVSLFNGTANEALGDPDVYVKYDQVATAGETGNFDCVSYNGAGDNEACIIDNPLAGRYHILVDAYADSATVDASILATTSIFNHSRLCDDSVRIRSQAMTTEQVDKACAVLIETKTRFDTVLSELIAPEFGQPVDKDLNQITNFNVFASLSNHAAWAEHLFDTSNTSGIYFETSPTDWWHDSTVLTFNALEWSGGRDVIRSLDHEYIHALDGRYNKEGGYRSDMGWWSEGLAEYLGTFYKERYQSVITAKEAQKYSLAEIFAGESNAYSWGELAVSFLIETKPETVTQMLSLMRAGDWDGYYALLDTVSIDNQAEFEAWYTNELPSQFSDSNTDLPLGEYAQINGRGGWLYSVSIPQGTQSFTIKTQGGSGNVDLWVNESQAYHPSVDASASCVSATLDTNSETCTIENPVAGDYYVTIGSDFVGADIIDLYLSACSGIDCSVELPAAMELTQVTEPYLPHWPAKGTLGTCSLAETYRTSYTHATEVAVTNTTETPVKVYWLSTSQADKAGGAYMTLAQGESFTPDNWRVGERVMLTDGGDNCLGVAILNDSDNQFEILAEHVVDAVNEIIIPEATAEMGSCDLAVPYTRQSGSAPEFIVANIGTTAYNLYWMDTDSGQPYLSNVYATLNQNEMYSADFWTVGDRMMVTDSNDQCVGVLDLNDTSNIFVLE
- a CDS encoding protein-disulfide isomerase, which encodes MTTELYFIYDSHCPWSYGTTPLVNALKEAYPEMNVHLLHSAHFIGTDSAGEEQMEDVARISGLKFGRDHIRYANSPKNSIKVANLMGWMQSKLADKQLPVLNALLRAHFVEGNPLTTKHDFTEIVERFKLSPSNKVFKDELSSDAEYVLSDIAEIQEMIGTTSFPALVMTVDDHAIFIDHSQYLSNPEAVVVAVAKEIAAIK